One region of Priestia megaterium genomic DNA includes:
- a CDS encoding cytochrome d ubiquinol oxidase subunit II, giving the protein MGDSLLAITVIWGFIFIYAVMGTMDFGAGFWSMVYINRTKTNATDVANRYLSPTWEVTNVFIVAIVVALFSFFPRATFTLGTVLLVPGSIILLLLSIRSGFLVFSHYAGSFKYRRALVYVSGISGVLIPAFLIAVLPVSQGGFIDVIDGTQRLNLARVFSSPHVYSFIGFAITSSLFLSSLLLADYSKSSDEMEAYAVYRRDALITGPLSLLMAIFIMITMQSEASWLYDKMMQFKPLLYGSVGLFVVAGIALLLPSQKGKGMPRLAVVSIVLQYFLASYVYGRSHLPYVVYPNVTIENGFTHPDAFHSLFIVYIVGFAILFPGFFYFWRLFMKDNKEYSKKKPY; this is encoded by the coding sequence ATGGGTGATTCATTACTAGCAATTACTGTAATATGGGGCTTCATTTTTATCTATGCTGTAATGGGAACGATGGACTTTGGAGCTGGTTTTTGGTCGATGGTCTATATTAACCGTACGAAAACAAATGCTACAGATGTAGCAAACAGATATCTATCGCCTACTTGGGAAGTAACCAATGTATTTATCGTTGCGATTGTTGTTGCGCTGTTTAGCTTTTTTCCGCGAGCTACATTTACGCTTGGAACAGTGCTACTAGTACCGGGGAGTATCATTTTACTTCTCTTATCTATTCGAAGCGGATTTTTAGTGTTTTCACACTATGCTGGCAGCTTCAAATATCGGAGAGCGTTGGTTTACGTATCTGGTATATCTGGCGTATTAATTCCCGCTTTTTTAATCGCCGTACTGCCCGTAAGTCAAGGTGGATTTATTGATGTAATTGACGGAACGCAGCGATTAAATTTAGCAAGAGTGTTTTCAAGTCCGCACGTCTATTCATTTATTGGTTTTGCCATTACTTCTTCCCTGTTTCTGTCGTCTCTTTTATTAGCAGACTACTCGAAGTCATCTGACGAAATGGAAGCTTATGCGGTCTATCGGCGCGATGCGCTCATTACAGGACCTCTTTCACTGCTAATGGCTATCTTTATTATGATTACAATGCAATCAGAAGCCAGCTGGTTATATGATAAAATGATGCAGTTTAAGCCTCTTCTTTACGGGTCTGTAGGTCTATTTGTAGTAGCTGGTATTGCTCTGCTGCTGCCTTCTCAAAAAGGAAAAGGAATGCCTCGTTTAGCCGTGGTATCAATCGTCCTTCAATATTTCTTAGCAAGTTACGTATACGGACGAAGTCATTTACCGTATGTCGTGTATCCAAACGTAACGATTGAGAATGGATTTACACATCCCGATGCGTTCCATTCGTTATTTATTGTGTATATTGTTGGCTTTGCGATTTTATTTCCTGGATTCTTTTATTTCTGGCGTCTATTTATGAAAGATAATAAAGAATACAGCAAAAAGAAGCCATATTAA
- a CDS encoding flavodoxin, giving the protein MKEILLAYASMSGNTEAIADLIEEELVKHGLHVKRAEVYDIAASDLVLAESIIFGAYTWGDGELPDDFLDLYDEMDDIDLSQKQMAVFGSGDSSYDVFCGAVDLIEEKIKGRNGNIAVPGLKIELSPFGEDVEKCKVFAKDFAEVVAKSAAS; this is encoded by the coding sequence ATGAAGGAAATCTTACTAGCTTATGCGAGTATGTCAGGCAACACAGAAGCGATAGCCGATTTGATCGAAGAAGAATTAGTCAAGCATGGATTGCATGTGAAACGAGCAGAAGTATATGACATTGCTGCTTCGGACCTTGTATTGGCAGAATCTATTATCTTTGGAGCTTATACGTGGGGAGATGGAGAGCTGCCAGATGATTTTTTAGATCTTTATGATGAAATGGATGATATAGATCTCAGTCAAAAGCAGATGGCTGTATTTGGTTCAGGTGATTCATCATATGATGTTTTTTGCGGAGCAGTTGATTTAATTGAAGAAAAAATAAAGGGACGCAACGGAAATATAGCTGTTCCTGGTTTGAAAATCGAGCTTTCTCCCTTTGGAGAAGATGTAGAAAAATGTAAGGTATTTGCTAAAGACTTTGCTGAAGTAGTGGCAAAATCTGCTGCTTCATAA
- a CDS encoding DUF2325 domain-containing protein, with translation MSSVMVVGGDRLKHITDRLAGEGFNEVIHLDGRKSNMVKREIPEHIGFVLVITDFINHNMAKVIKEKAKKQQKPIYFVKHSWSAIRKVIEQIS, from the coding sequence ATGTCATCAGTCATGGTTGTAGGAGGAGACAGGTTAAAGCATATTACAGATCGTCTAGCGGGAGAAGGGTTTAATGAAGTAATTCATTTAGATGGCCGTAAAAGCAATATGGTGAAGCGAGAAATTCCCGAACATATTGGGTTTGTATTAGTTATTACGGATTTTATTAATCACAATATGGCAAAAGTCATTAAAGAGAAAGCAAAAAAACAGCAAAAACCAATTTATTTCGTCAAACATTCATGGAGTGCTATTCGTAAAGTGATTGAGCAAATTTCATGA
- a CDS encoding DUF1540 domain-containing protein — protein sequence MEQNILCEVNNCHFWKNGNHCSAEEIYVVSHSGKHAASSYETDCKTFKPTEA from the coding sequence TTGGAACAAAACATTCTTTGTGAAGTAAATAACTGTCACTTTTGGAAAAATGGAAATCACTGCAGTGCAGAAGAAATTTACGTAGTAAGTCATAGCGGAAAACATGCAGCAAGCAGCTATGAAACAGACTGTAAAACGTTCAAGCCAACTGAAGCGTAA
- a CDS encoding ribonucleotide-diphosphate reductase subunit beta, with the protein MTSMLKRELMNETAPNRSTGIINGKSSNILNWDDVRFSWAFPKYKRMLANFWTPFEINMGQDIKQFPQLTADEQESFLKIIGLLALLDSIQSDYASKVADYVTDSSINALMIILAQQEVVHNHSYSYVLSSLVPKGKQDEVFEYWRTDEKLRARNDFITNGYKAFSEEATVENFLKSMVYDVILEGLFFYSGFAFFYNLARNQKMVATSTMINYINRDEQLHVGLFEKIFKEVLNENPAYRTEELETFVVETFQEAARLEIEWAESVIGEKFDGITMKELQQYIEYMANKRCNQLGFGRAAFPEAPIENPLRWIIAYQEVDLGKTDFFEQKSRQYTKASDANGFDDL; encoded by the coding sequence ATGACAAGCATGTTAAAACGAGAATTAATGAACGAAACAGCTCCGAACCGTTCGACAGGAATCATCAACGGCAAGAGCTCCAATATTCTAAACTGGGATGACGTCCGATTTTCATGGGCGTTCCCTAAATACAAGCGTATGCTAGCTAATTTCTGGACGCCGTTTGAAATTAATATGGGTCAAGATATTAAACAGTTCCCTCAGTTAACCGCTGACGAACAAGAGAGCTTTCTAAAAATTATTGGCCTGCTGGCGCTACTGGACAGTATTCAATCAGATTATGCTAGCAAAGTAGCTGACTATGTAACCGATTCTTCGATTAACGCTCTAATGATTATTTTAGCGCAGCAAGAAGTGGTTCATAATCATTCGTATTCATATGTTTTATCAAGTCTTGTACCAAAAGGAAAACAAGATGAAGTATTTGAATACTGGCGTACAGACGAAAAGCTTCGCGCACGAAATGACTTTATTACAAACGGATATAAAGCATTTAGCGAAGAAGCAACGGTTGAAAACTTTTTGAAGTCTATGGTATATGATGTTATTTTAGAAGGACTTTTCTTCTATAGCGGATTTGCGTTCTTCTATAATCTTGCGAGAAATCAAAAGATGGTGGCGACATCTACGATGATTAATTATATCAATCGTGATGAACAGCTTCACGTTGGGTTATTTGAAAAGATTTTCAAGGAAGTACTAAATGAAAATCCAGCTTATCGTACGGAGGAGCTAGAAACGTTTGTAGTTGAAACGTTCCAAGAGGCAGCTCGTCTTGAAATTGAATGGGCGGAATCTGTTATTGGAGAAAAATTCGACGGCATTACGATGAAAGAACTGCAGCAGTACATTGAATATATGGCGAATAAACGCTGTAATCAGTTAGGCTTCGGTCGAGCTGCTTTCCCAGAAGCACCGATTGAAAATCCTCTTCGTTGGATTATTGCTTATCAAGAGGTAGATTTAGGGAAAACCGATTTCTTTGAACAGAAATCACGACAATATACAAAAGCATCAGATGCAAATGGATTTGATGATTTATAA
- a CDS encoding ribonucleoside-diphosphate reductase subunit alpha — protein MVNTLKPTILHELTAYIERLKKEFTQLDFSLYEEKVIQTVTVKENMTDEKVANVLILAALERISMEEPDWTYVAADVYLNELYRKAADNRGYDKKEKYGSFYQLIQELTKIGIYNKQLLKTYTEEEINEIASVIIPERDRLFTYIGLLTLADRYLATSHDKRVYELPQERFLIIAMTLMSQEKKENRTALVKEAYWALSSLYMTVATPTLSNAGKSYGQLSSCFIDTIDDSLRGIYDSNTDLATLSKNGGGIGVYLGHIRSRGSDIKGFKGVSSGTIPWMKQLNNTAVSVDQLGQRQGAIAVYLDVWHKDIFSFLDARLNNGDERQRTHDLFTGVCLPDLFMEKVEAREDWHLFDPHEVRTLMGYSLEDFYDEEEGSGSFRTRYAECVNNEQLSRETVPAIEIFKRIMLSQLETGTPYMFYRDTVNRANQNRHAGMIYCSNLCTEITQNQSTTVVTEEITEDGKIIITKNPGDFVVCNLSSINLARAVTEDVLERLIPIQVRMLDNVIELNDLPVLQAKLTNQKYRAVGLGTFGWNHLLALKKIAWETDEAVAYCDELYEQISYLTVQASMNLAKEKGAYPLFKGSDFESGAYFETREYTSEAWSELRSEVQSNGIRNGYLMAVAPNSSTSIIAGSTASIDPIFRKFYSEEKKNYKIPVTAPDLSPATNWYYKSVYLIDQHWSIKQNAKRQRHIDQSISFNLYVQNDIRAKELLDLHMTAWKEKLKTTYYVRSTSSEVIEECESCHS, from the coding sequence ATGGTGAATACATTAAAGCCTACAATTCTACATGAATTAACTGCATATATTGAACGTTTAAAAAAAGAATTTACGCAACTTGATTTTTCTTTGTATGAGGAAAAGGTTATTCAAACTGTTACAGTAAAGGAAAATATGACGGACGAAAAGGTTGCAAACGTACTAATTTTGGCAGCCCTAGAGCGTATTTCAATGGAAGAACCAGATTGGACGTACGTGGCGGCAGACGTCTACTTAAACGAACTATATCGAAAAGCAGCGGACAACCGAGGTTATGATAAAAAAGAGAAGTACGGTTCGTTTTATCAGCTTATTCAAGAACTAACAAAAATCGGCATTTATAATAAACAGCTATTAAAAACATATACAGAAGAAGAAATTAATGAAATTGCTTCAGTCATTATTCCTGAACGCGATCGTTTATTTACATACATTGGATTGCTGACATTAGCAGATCGCTATTTAGCGACATCACATGATAAGCGTGTATACGAATTACCGCAAGAACGTTTTCTTATCATTGCTATGACGCTGATGTCTCAAGAAAAGAAAGAAAATCGAACAGCATTAGTAAAAGAAGCGTACTGGGCGCTTTCTAGTCTATATATGACGGTTGCCACACCAACACTCTCAAACGCAGGAAAGAGCTACGGACAGCTATCTAGCTGCTTTATTGATACGATTGATGACAGCTTACGCGGTATTTATGATAGCAATACAGATTTGGCCACGCTTAGTAAAAATGGAGGCGGAATTGGTGTCTACCTCGGTCATATTAGAAGCCGAGGAAGTGATATAAAAGGTTTTAAAGGCGTATCATCAGGAACAATTCCATGGATGAAACAGCTAAATAATACGGCTGTAAGTGTCGATCAGCTAGGTCAACGACAAGGAGCTATTGCTGTATATTTAGATGTTTGGCATAAAGACATTTTTTCATTCTTAGACGCGCGTTTGAACAATGGTGATGAACGCCAGCGCACGCATGATTTATTCACTGGCGTATGTTTGCCAGATTTGTTTATGGAAAAAGTAGAAGCACGTGAAGACTGGCACTTATTCGATCCTCACGAAGTTCGTACGCTGATGGGCTACTCGTTAGAAGATTTTTATGATGAAGAAGAAGGCAGCGGTTCGTTCCGCACTCGTTACGCTGAGTGTGTAAACAATGAACAGCTTTCAAGAGAAACAGTGCCTGCTATTGAGATCTTCAAGCGCATTATGCTTTCGCAGCTTGAAACCGGAACTCCTTATATGTTCTATCGTGATACGGTTAACCGAGCTAATCAAAACCGACACGCGGGCATGATTTACTGCAGTAACTTATGTACAGAAATCACGCAAAACCAAAGTACAACGGTCGTAACAGAGGAAATTACGGAAGACGGAAAAATTATTATTACAAAGAATCCGGGCGATTTTGTTGTATGTAATCTTTCTTCTATTAACTTAGCGAGAGCCGTAACTGAAGATGTACTTGAACGTTTAATTCCAATTCAAGTACGCATGCTTGATAATGTTATTGAGTTAAATGATTTGCCGGTACTTCAAGCAAAGCTAACGAATCAAAAGTACCGCGCAGTAGGGCTTGGCACATTTGGCTGGAACCATTTGCTTGCCTTAAAGAAAATAGCATGGGAGACAGATGAAGCGGTAGCATATTGCGATGAATTGTATGAACAAATTTCTTACTTAACCGTGCAGGCAAGCATGAACTTAGCTAAAGAAAAAGGCGCATATCCATTATTTAAAGGCTCAGATTTTGAGTCAGGCGCTTATTTTGAAACACGTGAATACACGAGCGAAGCGTGGAGTGAACTGCGTAGCGAAGTTCAAAGCAATGGGATAAGAAATGGATATTTAATGGCTGTAGCACCTAATTCATCAACATCTATTATCGCGGGTTCTACGGCAAGTATTGATCCGATTTTCCGTAAGTTTTATTCAGAGGAAAAGAAAAACTATAAAATCCCAGTGACGGCACCAGATTTATCGCCAGCAACAAACTGGTATTATAAGTCCGTTTATTTAATTGATCAGCACTGGAGCATTAAGCAAAACGCCAAGCGCCAGCGTCATATTGATCAATCTATTTCATTCAATTTATATGTACAAAATGATATCCGAGCAAAAGAGCTGCTGGATCTTCATATGACGGCATGGAAAGAAAAATTAAAAACGACCTATTACGTACGTTCAACATCAAGTGAAGTCATTGAAGAATGTGAAAGCTGTCATAGTTAA
- the menC gene encoding o-succinylbenzoate synthase, giving the protein MIIKKVHLYKIDMKLLSPFSTSYGTVQDRELILLEVEDEKGFTGWGEVVAFSSPWYTEETIQTCFHMLDDFLIPSLLHQQLQKPEDVQKLFKPLKRNNMAKAALDCAVWDLYAKRQNKPLAEVIGGIRPAVEAGVVVGLNDISIMKEQIKTYMKDGYKRFKVKIKPGADYELLKQIRDEFPSIPLMADANSAYTLSDSDSLKKLDELNLMMIEQPLSSDDILDHRLLQKQMKTPICLDESIVSYEDARHAIEQKSCKIINVKIGRVGGMSVAKKIHDLCALHGVRLWVGGMLEAGISRAHNIALATLPSFTIPGDISASSRYWEKDIIKPEVEVEAGVIKVKEKPGIGYDIDKKFIKTITAFEKEYK; this is encoded by the coding sequence ATGATTATCAAAAAAGTACATCTTTATAAAATTGACATGAAGCTTCTTTCTCCTTTTTCAACAAGCTATGGTACGGTCCAGGATCGAGAATTGATTTTGCTTGAAGTAGAAGATGAAAAAGGATTTACAGGATGGGGAGAAGTCGTTGCTTTTTCATCTCCTTGGTATACGGAAGAAACGATTCAGACATGTTTTCATATGTTAGACGATTTTTTAATTCCTTCGCTTCTTCACCAGCAGCTTCAAAAACCAGAGGATGTTCAAAAGTTATTCAAACCTCTAAAGCGGAACAACATGGCTAAAGCAGCTTTGGACTGTGCTGTATGGGATTTGTATGCAAAGCGCCAAAATAAGCCCTTAGCTGAAGTAATTGGCGGAATAAGGCCTGCTGTAGAAGCTGGAGTGGTAGTTGGCTTAAATGATATTTCCATCATGAAAGAACAAATAAAGACTTATATGAAAGATGGTTATAAGCGCTTTAAAGTGAAAATTAAGCCAGGCGCTGACTATGAGCTACTGAAACAAATTCGAGATGAATTTCCAAGCATTCCTCTTATGGCTGATGCCAATTCAGCCTATACGTTAAGCGATAGTGATTCATTGAAAAAACTAGATGAATTGAATTTAATGATGATCGAACAGCCGTTAAGTTCGGATGATATCCTTGATCATCGATTATTACAAAAGCAAATGAAGACGCCGATTTGCTTAGATGAAAGTATTGTGAGCTATGAAGATGCACGTCATGCAATCGAACAAAAAAGCTGCAAGATTATCAATGTGAAAATCGGTCGAGTTGGCGGAATGTCTGTAGCAAAAAAAATTCATGATTTATGCGCCCTACACGGTGTAAGGCTTTGGGTTGGCGGAATGTTAGAAGCCGGGATTTCACGAGCTCATAACATCGCCCTTGCCACACTGCCTTCTTTCACGATACCAGGTGACATTTCTGCGTCGTCTCGCTATTGGGAAAAAGATATTATTAAGCCCGAAGTAGAGGTAGAAGCCGGAGTAATAAAGGTGAAGGAAAAACCGGGGATAGGATACGATATTGATAAAAAGTTTATCAAAACAATCACAGCATTTGAAAAAGAATACAAATAA